The sequence AGCAACGCCGATGGGCAATGGCTATATCAAAGGCGCACTTCTGCTCGCTGAGCAAGCTAAGGGAATCGAGAGAAACCCACCACCAGATGTCTTTGATCGTCTTACCGTTCATCACGCGCTAGTGACGAGCAGTCTGTTGAATAGCGCATGCGCCCTCGAAGCGACTATCAACGAGTGGTACACCTTCTCCGATGAAATCGAAGGCACTCAAGACGATAGCGTCAAAGACCGAATCAGAAGGCTTTGGGATGCAGGCATCCCAAGAACCGCCTCCTTTCAGATTCTTCAGAAGTAGCAGGTGGGCTTGGCGCTTATGGGAACGGAAGCTTTCTCCGAGGGAGAGGAACCTTTCCAAAGCGCTCGTCTTGTGGTCGACCTGAGGAATTGGCTAGTTCACTACGAACCCACCTGGGAACCAATGGCTGAGCATGAGGAAGCCGGAGACTTCCCACCCCATAAGCTGGTGCGGCGCCTGAGAGGAAAGTTCGAGTCGAATCCACTAAGTCAGCCTGGCGTTCCCTTCTGGCCCTACAAGTGCCTTGGTTCTGGTTGCGCCATATGGGCTGCAGAATCAGCAATCGCATTCATGGATGAGTTCTTCTCTCGCTGCGATCCAGATAGTGTTCTGCGGCCCGAGAAAGCATGGCTCGCTAGAGTTCGCAAGTTGGGGGCCGAAATGTACTGGCAAAGACGTGAGGCCTAACCCTTCCATCGAGAGGACGTCACAAGGGCTGCGCCCTTGCGCCGCCTCTCATGTCAAACGTCAGGCCTCTTTGTTCACACTCGCAAAGACATGAATCCGGTCGCATTCGAAAAGCAACTCAGCGCGGTGAACCCATCAGCAGATGGGCTGCACATCGATGCGCTTTCTGAACTCATAGAGTTCAGCGGAGTCGAGTCATCCGTTGAAGAGATTCAGCGCGCGATCTTCTCCTATATGGAACGCCATCCGATTGCAGATCTCGGCTCCCCGGGGCCACTCGTTCATTTCCTTGAGAAGGCTCATCCAAACACATCAGTGAACTGCTTTCCTCTCTGGAAAGGCTGCCGGTCTTCTACACCATCTGATGGTCAATCGCATCCTCAACTCCAAACCAGCGGCAAACATGGAAGAGAAACTGATAGAAGCTTTGCGCTACTCCACCGTGCACCCAAACGCATCTGCAGTCGTCAGAAGTCAAGCACTCGAGTTCCTACAGGCTCATAGGCCAGCAAAGGCCTAACCCTTCCATCGAGCTGACATGCCCCGGCAAGCCGGGTCATGCAGCTCATGTCAAACGTTAGACGCCGCAGGAACAAAATGCCGCGCTATCTGCTCGCGATCTTTGCTTTTGCAGCCATCACTCAAAGCGGGTGCGCGATCCACGGCCAGGCTCGCTGCCCTTCTGGAGAACAGGCCTCCACGAACGAACTCACCTACTTCGGCACAGCCAAACCGGGAGGTGTTGTGTCGCCAGAAGAGTGGGCTTCGTATCTGGCCAAGTCCGTCACACCGCGCTTCCCGGCCGGCCTATCGGTCTGGCCCGCCGCTGGTCAGTGGCAGTCCGCGCAAGGTTCAATCGTCAAAGAAGCCTCATTTGTCCTTAGCCTCGTCTACACACCAAGCGAGGCCAATGAAGTTGCGATTCGAGCGCTCGTGTCCGAGTACAAACTTCAGTTTCAGCAGGAAGCAGTTCTAAGAGTCAAGTCGCATGTCTGCGTTTCACTGTAGGTCTGGTAGCGGTTGCGCAGCGGCGTCTAACCCTTCCATCGAGAGGACGTCACAAGGGCTACGCCCTTGCGCCGCCTCTCATGTCAAACGTTAGACGCCATGAGTCCGCTTGTCGTCGCAACACAAGAAGCGCATCTGCCCGACCTTTACTCGGTCATAGATTCTGTCGCACGTGAGGGCAAGTACCTTGCATTCACGAAGGCGCC comes from Piscinibacter sp. HJYY11 and encodes:
- a CDS encoding DUF3574 domain-containing protein; this encodes MQLMSNVRRRRNKMPRYLLAIFAFAAITQSGCAIHGQARCPSGEQASTNELTYFGTAKPGGVVSPEEWASYLAKSVTPRFPAGLSVWPAAGQWQSAQGSIVKEASFVLSLVYTPSEANEVAIRALVSEYKLQFQQEAVLRVKSHVCVSL